Sequence from the Phycisphaerales bacterium genome:
GCCGCGGCTCAGCTGGCGCAGCGAGATCCGCTTGAAGCCGCCGTGGTCGAATGGCAGATGCCGCAGAATGGCAAGATGGAGTACACGGAAGTGGGCTGGCCGCGCGCCTGGGGCGGCATCGGTGTGTATGCCGCCGTGCCACCAGATGAGCACGCGGGGGAGGACCTTGGGCTGCGTGTGCAACAAGGCATCTTCCGCTGGCGGTGGTTCGGTGACGACGGGCGACTGCGGTCGTTCGCGATTCCTGCGAAGTCGGTGGCGACGACGCTCACGCCCGTGCTGCTGCTGTCGCTGGGTGTGCACTGGACGGCGGTGAGGTTGCAGGGCCGGCGCGAGCGACGACTCGCGAAGGAGAACTGCTGCCTCGGTTGCGGGTACAACGTGACCTGAGCGGCGTCACGCCGGCTGCGTCGCCCGCGGCTTATGTGCGGCCGCGGTCAGCCCCCGCCAGAAGCCGGGCACGCGGTCGTACCCCGGGTCGCCGGGCTTGAGGCCGTCGACCTCCGGCGTTCGGTAGGTCATCATCACCCATCCGGCGACGATCAGCATGACCGCGCAGGCGCCCACGCCGATCTGCACCGAGAGCCCCTCGGCGTCCTCGACCATGGAAGGGCTGACGCGCCGGACCACCTCCGTCCCCGCGTGCCCGATCGCCGACGCGGCGAAGTACCCCGCGGGCATGAGCCCCAGCGCCACGGTGTTGCACACCGCGAGCGCCCGCCCGCGCATGGAGTCATCCACCAGCATCTGCAGGCTGGACATCGCGCTATTGAAGCTCCACATCCAGAACCAGCCGACGAAGAACATCACCGCGCCCGCGATCCAAACGTTGGTCGCAATCGAGAACAGCAGGATCCAAACGCCTCCCAGCAGCACTGACAGCGGGATGAAGTGGTGGCGCGGGTACCACGCGGGCACCAGCTTCATCGCCAGGCCGCCCACCACCGCGCCGACGCCCATGACCCCCGTCAGCACGCCGAAGGTCTTCTCCTGCAGGTGGTAGACGTTGCTCACGAACAGCGACAGGAATCGAAGGATGGGCGTCGCGAACACGCCGAACACCACGCAGGCCAGGAACGCGGCGCGGGGGCCGGGGCGGTGCCAGACGAACGACGCCGCGGCCTTGGTGTCCTCCCACACCTTGCGCCACCAGTTGGGCTCGGGCGCGGGGGCGGGTGCGTCGGGGGTGGTCATCACCGCGAACATCACGCCCACGAAGCTCACGGCGTTGATGACGAACAGCGCCATCGGGCTCCACGCCCCCATGATCAGCCCGCCCACGGCCGGGCCGATGGCGCGGGCCGCGTTGAAGCTGATCCCCTGCAGCGTGATGGCCCGGATCAGTTCATCCCGCGGCACCAGGCGGGGCACCAGGACCTGCCACGCCGGATTGTTGAACGCGATCGCGATACCCTGCGCGGTGCACAGCACCACCAGCCAGTACAGCAGCGGCTTCACTTCCTCCGGGGGCGTGGTCGATCCCTTGGGCGCGTCGGGCAGGTCGCGGTATACGTGCACCACCACCGCGAAGCCCACCGCGATGAGCATCATGGCCACCTGCGTCACCAGCAGGAGCTTCTTGCGGTTCATGCGGTCGGCGACGATCCCGCCGAGCAGGCCGAGCACGAAGGTGGGCACGAGCTGGGCCGCGCCCAGGATGCTCATCCACTCCATGCTTCCGGTCTTGGCGGTGACGACCCACTGCGTGCCGACGAACTCGAACCAGTTGCCGACGAAGGAGAAGAACGCCGCGATCCAGACAGTGCGGAAGTGGGAGTGGCGGAGCACGCCAAGGCGGCTGGTTCCCGGCGGTGCGGCGGGGGCTGGTGCGGGCTGAGGCTCTGTGGCGTGCGACTTCAGTGGCGTTGTGACCGGCGAAACATCATCCGTCGCGGCGTGCGATGACGCGATCGCCGCCTCGCCCTCCACGTCGAGCGCAACCGGCACCTGCGGCGCCCGCTCGGGGCGCGCGACGTCGGTGTCAGTTGGACCATCCATGCTCCGGCCTCGTACGTGGGGGTGGGGTCGACGCCGTCACTCATCTCGGCGGGCGTCTTGGGGCGGGCATGCTAGGCGGCAGTGGGGGATGGGCGGGCCCCCGGCGGATTAGCGAACCTGCAAGTCCTTGCCCCCTTGAGGGCTATGAGCTCGAACGCGACGAGTCCACAGAGGTAGCCGGCGATCGGCAGGCCAATCCCCAGCACCGTCTGCCACGACCACGCCGGCGCCCCCGCGGCCCGTGTCACCGGCCCGGTGAAGTCCATCTTCAGCAGCGTGCCGAGGATGTAGTAGGCCGCCATGAACAGCAGCGGGAGGATGGCCGCGACGAGCCAGCCCGCGCTGGCGTGGGCGCAGATGATCCATGCCGTGCGTGCGGAGAGCCGCCAGCCTTTCACCCTCCCCAGCAGCGTGATGCCATAGACATCGAAGACAGTGAAGGCCAGCAGCACCGACGCCGCCACGCCCGTCCACGCTGA
This genomic interval carries:
- a CDS encoding MFS transporter; the protein is MDGPTDTDVARPERAPQVPVALDVEGEAAIASSHAATDDVSPVTTPLKSHATEPQPAPAPAAPPGTSRLGVLRHSHFRTVWIAAFFSFVGNWFEFVGTQWVVTAKTGSMEWMSILGAAQLVPTFVLGLLGGIVADRMNRKKLLLVTQVAMMLIAVGFAVVVHVYRDLPDAPKGSTTPPEEVKPLLYWLVVLCTAQGIAIAFNNPAWQVLVPRLVPRDELIRAITLQGISFNAARAIGPAVGGLIMGAWSPMALFVINAVSFVGVMFAVMTTPDAPAPAPEPNWWRKVWEDTKAAASFVWHRPGPRAAFLACVVFGVFATPILRFLSLFVSNVYHLQEKTFGVLTGVMGVGAVVGGLAMKLVPAWYPRHHFIPLSVLLGGVWILLFSIATNVWIAGAVMFFVGWFWMWSFNSAMSSLQMLVDDSMRGRALAVCNTVALGLMPAGYFAASAIGHAGTEVVRRVSPSMVEDAEGLSVQIGVGACAVMLIVAGWVMMTYRTPEVDGLKPGDPGYDRVPGFWRGLTAAAHKPRATQPA